A genomic stretch from Longimicrobiales bacterium includes:
- a CDS encoding DUF2911 domain-containing protein — protein MRLPTLPLFALCLAAALGLASPACAQPRAIQHGGVTQAVNTTDITLEYDRPVLRGRSVFGDLLDYDVVWTPGANRATWIEFSEPVTVQGASLEAGRYGI, from the coding sequence ATGCGTCTCCCGACTCTCCCACTGTTCGCACTTTGCCTTGCGGCTGCCCTTGGGTTGGCATCTCCGGCCTGCGCCCAACCACGCGCTATCCAGCACGGGGGCGTCACCCAAGCAGTGAACACGACTGATATCACGCTCGAGTATGACCGCCCGGTCCTCAGAGGTCGATCCGTGTTCGGGGATCTTCTGGACTACGACGTAGTGTGGACGCCCGGAGCGAACCGGGCTACGTGGATCGAGTTCAGTGAGCCGGTGACAGTCCAAGGGGCTTCTTTGGAAGCGGGCCGTTACGGGATCTGA
- a CDS encoding M3 family metallopeptidase, producing MTNAQNPLLSDEFRIPFHEIRAEHVEPGIRQALEEAQAEIDAISDGTSPPTWANTIARMDAMSEVLGERFTPASHLVTVCESPELREAFGVVLPEISAFWSALPLNAALWKRVKRYAETDEAAALTGLRRRHLDKTINEFKRAGADLNPDAKEELQALRVELVQLQQKFSENVLDATAEYELEVSDERRLGGVPEAAIKRAKAKANEEGLDGWLVTLDYPSVEPVLKYANDRELRQEVYLAYVTRCRDGEFDNRPLLARILRLRDQIASILGYDRFPDFVLEDRMARSGARATEFERDLLERTEPYWRRDVEQLRAYASELGMDDFEPWDASFVMESLRKKRYDIDDEALRPYFPLPQVLAGMFEIVRRTFGFRIEQKEIEEVWHPEVAYYEIFDEDDVHVGAFYTDWFPRKEKRQGAWMNNFVTGGPVDGGFNPHLGVMCGNFTPPDGDAPALLSHREVETTFHEFGHLLHHCTSKVDIPSRAGIHVAWDWVELPSQLMENWTWERDALDLFARHHESGEPVPEELFGRMVAARQYMGGWAQMRQISFGTVDLALHDELAPLLCEAAVNGTPDEIDDRQGDQVMAFGQARFERFAAEPHWAQHHGLTSFTHVFSGGYASGYYSYLWSEVLDADVFTRFQNEGIFNPDTGRSYVASILSRGDSEDPESLFEEFMGRGPDPEALLARNLGPAPA from the coding sequence ATGACCAACGCCCAGAACCCTCTGTTATCAGACGAATTCCGGATTCCGTTCCACGAGATCCGTGCGGAACACGTGGAACCGGGCATCCGGCAGGCCCTGGAAGAGGCACAAGCCGAGATCGACGCGATTTCGGACGGCACGTCTCCGCCCACGTGGGCGAATACCATCGCACGCATGGACGCGATGAGTGAGGTGCTGGGCGAACGATTCACTCCGGCGAGTCACCTGGTCACAGTCTGCGAGTCTCCCGAGCTCCGGGAAGCGTTCGGCGTTGTACTCCCGGAAATCTCGGCGTTCTGGTCGGCACTACCGTTGAACGCGGCCCTGTGGAAGCGTGTGAAGAGGTATGCAGAGACGGACGAGGCCGCGGCACTGACCGGCCTGCGCCGCCGACATCTAGACAAGACGATCAACGAGTTCAAACGCGCGGGAGCGGACCTGAATCCCGACGCGAAGGAAGAACTTCAGGCCTTACGGGTCGAACTCGTCCAACTCCAACAGAAGTTCAGCGAGAACGTCCTAGATGCCACCGCCGAGTACGAACTCGAGGTGAGTGACGAACGCCGACTCGGGGGTGTTCCCGAGGCCGCAATCAAGCGAGCGAAGGCCAAGGCGAACGAGGAAGGGCTCGATGGCTGGCTCGTCACGTTGGACTACCCTTCAGTCGAACCCGTGCTCAAGTACGCCAACGACCGCGAACTCCGGCAGGAGGTGTATCTCGCTTACGTGACTCGCTGCCGGGACGGTGAGTTCGACAATCGCCCGTTGCTCGCCCGGATCCTGCGACTACGCGACCAGATCGCCAGCATCCTGGGATACGATCGCTTCCCCGATTTCGTTCTCGAGGACCGCATGGCCCGATCCGGGGCACGCGCGACCGAGTTCGAGCGTGATCTCCTAGAACGCACTGAGCCCTATTGGCGTCGCGATGTGGAGCAACTGCGCGCATACGCGTCCGAGCTCGGCATGGATGATTTCGAGCCATGGGACGCATCATTCGTGATGGAGTCCCTCCGAAAGAAACGCTACGACATCGATGACGAAGCGCTGCGGCCCTATTTCCCACTGCCTCAGGTGTTGGCGGGGATGTTCGAGATCGTGCGCCGGACGTTCGGCTTCCGAATCGAACAGAAGGAAATTGAAGAGGTGTGGCACCCTGAGGTCGCCTACTACGAGATCTTCGACGAAGACGACGTACACGTCGGCGCTTTCTATACGGACTGGTTCCCGCGCAAAGAGAAGCGCCAAGGGGCCTGGATGAACAACTTCGTAACGGGCGGGCCGGTGGATGGCGGATTCAACCCCCATCTCGGCGTGATGTGCGGCAACTTCACGCCTCCAGATGGGGACGCCCCGGCCCTACTCTCGCACCGCGAGGTCGAAACGACCTTCCACGAGTTCGGACATCTCCTTCATCACTGCACATCCAAGGTCGACATCCCATCCCGTGCCGGAATTCATGTTGCTTGGGATTGGGTGGAACTCCCGAGTCAGCTGATGGAGAATTGGACGTGGGAACGCGACGCGCTGGACCTCTTCGCGAGACATCACGAGTCGGGAGAACCGGTCCCCGAGGAGCTATTCGGTCGAATGGTCGCCGCGCGGCAGTACATGGGCGGATGGGCCCAGATGCGACAGATCTCGTTCGGGACCGTGGACCTCGCATTACATGACGAGCTCGCGCCCCTACTGTGCGAAGCAGCCGTAAACGGCACACCCGACGAAATCGATGACAGACAGGGCGACCAAGTCATGGCGTTCGGTCAGGCTCGCTTCGAGCGCTTCGCGGCGGAGCCCCACTGGGCACAACACCACGGCCTGACTTCGTTCACACACGTGTTCTCAGGCGGATACGCGTCGGGCTACTACAGCTACCTCTGGTCAGAAGTACTCGATGCCGATGTGTTCACACGATTCCAGAACGAAGGCATTTTTAATCCCGACACCGGACGAAGCTACGTGGCTTCAATCCTCAGTCGGGGGGACTCGGAAGATCCTGAGTCCCTCTTCGAAGAATTCATGGGACGGGGTCCGGACCCGGAAGCCCTCCTTGCACGGAACCTCGGTCCCGCGCCCGCTTAG
- a CDS encoding DUF4837 family protein, with product MKRLALLAALGGIALGTAACESKGIAYGDQNSIIAVMSPELWDEVSEDVYGALETTIRTVRDEKMFTVTYQSPVDEHWSDLRRFNQILLVGPASDIRVAEALDKTKESITTPGVHLIGEIWSRDQVVTLVLLPEGGGADDLRMHLGGIHDMMDERYRHWVANRMYISGVDSALADTLYTEAGFQLLLPEVYRWAQRDSVFIFRNDQPDPSELIRQIAVTWRTPIPAEMQVEGIVAWRDEVSEGYYSEPQVTVLDNAEAGPFDFRGWFAYQVHAEWQNPPDRGWPAAGALVSRAVICEGQNRMYLVDGWIYAPAKEKYEYMIQLETILNTFRCGTA from the coding sequence ATGAAAAGATTGGCGTTACTCGCCGCCCTCGGTGGCATCGCCCTCGGCACCGCCGCGTGCGAGAGCAAAGGGATCGCCTACGGCGATCAGAACAGCATCATCGCGGTCATGAGCCCTGAGTTGTGGGATGAAGTGTCCGAGGACGTATACGGTGCGCTCGAGACCACCATCCGCACCGTTCGTGACGAGAAGATGTTTACGGTCACGTACCAAAGCCCCGTAGATGAGCACTGGAGTGACCTACGTCGCTTCAATCAGATCCTGCTGGTGGGTCCGGCGAGCGACATTCGCGTGGCCGAGGCGCTCGATAAAACGAAGGAGTCCATTACGACCCCGGGCGTCCACTTGATCGGGGAAATCTGGTCGCGCGACCAAGTCGTGACGCTGGTGCTCCTACCGGAAGGAGGCGGCGCGGACGATCTGCGAATGCACCTTGGCGGCATCCACGACATGATGGACGAGCGCTACCGCCATTGGGTGGCCAACCGGATGTACATCTCGGGAGTCGATTCGGCACTCGCGGACACCTTGTACACAGAAGCAGGCTTCCAATTGTTACTGCCAGAGGTATACCGTTGGGCTCAGCGGGATTCCGTCTTCATCTTCCGGAACGATCAGCCCGACCCGTCTGAGCTCATCCGGCAAATCGCCGTGACGTGGCGCACGCCAATCCCCGCGGAGATGCAAGTTGAAGGCATCGTCGCGTGGCGGGACGAAGTTTCCGAGGGGTATTACTCCGAACCCCAAGTGACCGTCCTGGACAATGCAGAGGCGGGTCCGTTCGACTTCCGAGGGTGGTTCGCCTACCAGGTGCACGCCGAGTGGCAGAACCCACCGGACCGCGGCTGGCCAGCGGCCGGAGCTCTCGTTTCGCGCGCCGTGATCTGCGAGGGGCAGAACCGTATGTACCTCGTCGACGGGTGGATTTACGCCCCGGCCAAAGAGAAGTACGAGTATATGATCCAGCTTGAGACGATCTTGAACACGTTTCGTTGTGGGACGGCCTAA
- a CDS encoding cation:proton antiporter: MSSAPTPSRKDTSSTKILRPVATLALLFGLTWLTSLTSTGTFEGGRLAILVGFVLLAASAAGALAGATGLPRLTGFILVGILAGPSLFGIIPISAVEDLRLIDDFALALIAMLAGGELRVEALRPQAKAIAVTTMVVTGVVWVGVALTLLAVSPIVPFLADLAFEGRLAVGLMLGIWAANSSPDLTVAVIEEKHAKGPLVDLILGVTIVKDVVVIILFTLTLALVTPLLDPAATFSPAALVHLAEEVGGALLLGAGMGWVFSQYLGGEGTDPRSPFATFLFAYVLVVLADELHVELLLAGVSAGFVIENLSPAGDRMIQGIRSVAVVIFAFFFAIAGASLDLGAVARYGVAALAIFGVRVALTRWATMKGTALAGTSVQISQLTWKGLISQGGVSLGLVLIIQEAFPDLGAGIVALAMAVILGNILGGPILLGRALSVQLEDEGKEAT; encoded by the coding sequence ATGAGCTCTGCCCCAACTCCATCTCGCAAAGACACATCGTCGACGAAGATTTTGCGCCCGGTGGCGACGCTGGCGCTGTTATTTGGGTTGACCTGGCTGACCTCGCTCACCTCGACGGGGACGTTCGAGGGCGGGCGCCTGGCCATCCTGGTCGGGTTCGTGTTGCTCGCGGCGTCTGCGGCGGGTGCTCTGGCAGGGGCGACTGGGCTACCTCGACTTACGGGGTTCATCCTCGTTGGCATCTTGGCTGGCCCGTCGCTTTTTGGCATCATCCCGATCAGCGCGGTCGAGGACCTGCGCCTTATCGACGATTTCGCACTCGCGTTGATTGCTATGCTGGCTGGAGGCGAACTGAGGGTAGAGGCTCTCCGGCCTCAAGCGAAGGCGATTGCCGTGACCACGATGGTGGTCACAGGCGTCGTGTGGGTCGGTGTTGCACTGACGCTGCTCGCCGTGAGCCCCATCGTGCCCTTCTTGGCGGACCTCGCGTTCGAGGGCCGTCTGGCGGTCGGCCTCATGCTCGGTATTTGGGCGGCGAATTCCTCACCCGATCTGACCGTAGCGGTCATCGAGGAGAAACACGCGAAGGGCCCGCTCGTCGACCTGATTTTGGGCGTGACGATCGTGAAGGACGTGGTCGTGATCATCTTGTTCACGCTCACGCTCGCCCTGGTCACTCCACTCCTGGATCCTGCGGCCACGTTCTCACCCGCAGCCCTGGTGCACCTAGCTGAGGAGGTCGGAGGCGCGCTGTTATTGGGAGCTGGCATGGGCTGGGTGTTCTCCCAGTACCTGGGGGGGGAAGGCACCGATCCACGTTCGCCTTTCGCGACGTTCCTCTTCGCCTATGTGCTTGTCGTGTTAGCAGATGAGTTGCACGTAGAACTCTTGCTTGCCGGAGTGTCGGCCGGCTTCGTGATCGAGAACCTATCGCCCGCGGGCGATAGGATGATTCAGGGGATCCGGTCGGTCGCCGTGGTGATTTTCGCATTCTTCTTCGCCATCGCCGGTGCGAGTCTCGACCTGGGGGCTGTGGCGCGCTACGGCGTTGCGGCGTTGGCAATCTTCGGCGTGCGAGTGGCGCTCACCCGCTGGGCCACCATGAAGGGCACCGCGCTGGCCGGAACTTCCGTGCAGATTTCACAGCTCACGTGGAAGGGCCTGATCTCCCAAGGCGGTGTCTCCTTAGGGCTCGTGCTGATCATTCAAGAGGCGTTCCCGGATCTCGGCGCAGGAATCGTCGCGCTGGCGATGGCCGTCATCTTGGGCAACATCTTGGGTGGTCCGATTCTGTTGGGTAGAGCGTTGTCCGTACAGCTCGAAGACGAAGGAAAAGAGGCGACGTGA